DNA from Paraburkholderia largidicola:
GCGGAAGAGCGCGTGCATCGGGTGCTGGCGCAGAACCCGACCAATCCGATGGCGCAGCAGATGCTCAGGGATATCCAGGACAAGCGTAATCAGCAGCGCGCGCTGAAGGAGGAAAAGATCACCGCCTCGTCCATCATGCGGACGCCCGTCACGCTGCAGTTTCGCGATGCCAATGTGCGGATGGTGTTCGAAGCGCTGTCGAAAACGACGGGTCTCAACGTGATTTTCGATCGCGACGTACGCGCCGACCTGAAGACGACCATCTTCGTGACCAACGCGACGCTGCAGGACACCGTCGACATGATCCTGATGCAGAGTCAGCTCGACAAGAAGCAACTGAACGCGAACACGCTCTTCATCTATCCGGCGACGCCAGCGAAGGAACTGGAGTATCAGGAACTGAAGGTGCGCACGTTCCAGTTGTCCAATGTCGATGGGAAGCAGATTCAGGGCTTGCTGAAGAGCCTGCTGAAACTGAAGGAAGTGGTGGTCGACGAACGGTCGAACACCGTCACGATACGCGGCACGCCCGATACGATCCGCGTGGCCGAGGAAATGATCGCCGCGCAGGACATTCCCGAGCCCGAGGTGATGATGGAAGTGCAGGTGCTGGAGGTTTCGCACGATCGCATGACCGACCTTGGCATCGAATGGCCGAACTCGTTCACCGTGTCGACGCCCGCCACGGCCAATACCTGGGGCGAGTTGCATCATCTGCCCATCAATGCGCTCAATGTGAGCGGCCTGTCCGCGACGGCCAATTTCAAGCTGAGCGACACGGATGCCAATCTGCTCGCCAGTCCGCGCATTCGTGCGCGCAACAAGGAAAAGGCGCGCATCCTGATCGGCGACAAGGTGCCCGTGATTTCGAGTTCGAGCACGCCGAGCACGAGCGGACCGTCCTATACGCAGATGGTCCAGTACCTCGACGTCGGCATCAAGCTCGAAGTCGAGCCGCAGGTGTATCGGGACGGCGATGTCGGTATCAAGCTGAACCTGGAAGTGAGCAACATCACCAAGGTTATCCAGAGCGACAGTTCGCAGGCAGGGCTGACGACACTCGCTTATCAGATCGGCACGCGCAACGCGTCGACGAGTCTGCGTTTGCGCGACGGCGAAACGCAGATCCTCGGCGGCCTGATTTCCGACCAGGACAGAACGACGGCCGACAAGGTGCCTGGCCTCGGCCAGTTGCCCGTGCTCGGACGGCTCTTCTCCAATCACAACGGCGACCACGTGAAGACGGAGATCGTGCTGCAGATCACGCCGCATATCGTGCGTCCGCAGATCGCCGCCGACGCGGATACGCAGGAAGTCTGGTCGGGCACCGACGTCAACGTGCACTCGGAGCAACTGCGGCTCGACCCGGTCGTCGCGGAACTGGAACCGGCGGTGCCGCGTCCCGTCGTTCGTACGCCCGGCAGTGTGGGCGGCGGCACGACAGGCGGCGCGGCCTCTACGCCGCACAGCAGCACGCAGGGCCGGCCGACCACCCAGCCGCCCGCGAGCGCGTTTGGCCAGTTGCCGCCGGCACCCCGCACGGCGCCGCCGCAGCAGCCGTACGGTGGCCGCTATTCGACCTTGCCTGCGCCGCCGGTGCCGCCCGCTAACGGCGCCACGCCGCCGGCCGATCAAGGCGCTCCCGAGGCGCAGTCGAGCGGCGAGAACGGCAACGGGAACGCGCCACAGATCCCGTCCGCCGCACCCGGCGCGCAGATGGCGCCTCCGCCTGCGCCCGCACCCGCGCTGTCAGCGCCGGCCGCGCCTCCGTCGAACCTCGTGATGCCGCCAGGCGATATGCCGAGCGACAACCCGCTGCGTCCGGTGCAGAACGGCGGGTACTGAGCGATGCCTCGCCTTGTGCGTCCGGACCGTGTTCGCATTGCGCGCCATGCGAGGCCGCGTGGCTTCACGCTGGTCGAACTCGTGATCACGCTTGCGCTGGTCGGCATTCTCGCGCTTGCCGTCGTGCCGTTTTCCCAACTGATCGTGCAGCGCGAAAAGGAGCAGCAACTGAGCGCAGCATTGCGCGAGATTCGCACCGCTCTCGACGCGTATAAGGAAGCAAGCGACGCCGGTCTTATCGAGCGGGAAGCGGAAGCGTCCGGCTATCCGCCTACGCTTGCGGTGCTGGTGGACGGCGTGAAGAACGTAAAGGACCCGAAGGGCGGCCTGCTGATGTTCCTGCGCCGCGTGCCGCGCGACCCGTTCTTCGCTGGCGACGTCGGGACACCGCCCGAAGACACCTGGAGCCTGCGTGCGTTCGGCGACCCGCCCGTGCATGCCGACGGCAGTGATGCTTCGGAACGCGGCAACGCGGGCAAGGACGTGTTCGACGTCACGTCGAAGTCGGAGCGCGTCGGTATTAATGGCATTCCCTATCGACAGTGGTGAGCGCGACCATGAAACGCATCGATATGCGCCGGCGCGATGCCGGCTTCACGCTGATCGAACTGGTGGTCGTGATGGCGATCATCGGGCTGTTGCTGACCATCGCACTGCCGAGTTACATGCACAGCATCGATCGCGGCAAGGAACAGGTGCGCGCGCAGAATCTCGCTGTGATGCGCGATGCGATCGACAAGTACTACGGGGACAACGCCGCCTATCCTGACACGCTCGACGAACTTGTGACGCGCCACTATCTGCGCGCGATTCCCGTCGATCCCGTCAACGGTGACGACAAATGGGCGGTCGTCGCGTCGCCGGATG
Protein-coding regions in this window:
- a CDS encoding secretin N-terminal domain-containing protein, whose translation is MTAACSRDRSRNGDSGSSTRYPPQSAPLTHGSPRVPISKRQAACIALAVLALGGCVTPPATRQNDPTNAQLQIDYLHDRDARVNALLDDADAYRASYQYDLAVKALGQAYQIDPTSERGRKIGAALDRDRRDLTSLQEADRMMQRGSYAVAEERVHRVLAQNPTNPMAQQMLRDIQDKRNQQRALKEEKITASSIMRTPVTLQFRDANVRMVFEALSKTTGLNVIFDRDVRADLKTTIFVTNATLQDTVDMILMQSQLDKKQLNANTLFIYPATPAKELEYQELKVRTFQLSNVDGKQIQGLLKSLLKLKEVVVDERSNTVTIRGTPDTIRVAEEMIAAQDIPEPEVMMEVQVLEVSHDRMTDLGIEWPNSFTVSTPATANTWGELHHLPINALNVSGLSATANFKLSDTDANLLASPRIRARNKEKARILIGDKVPVISSSSTPSTSGPSYTQMVQYLDVGIKLEVEPQVYRDGDVGIKLNLEVSNITKVIQSDSSQAGLTTLAYQIGTRNASTSLRLRDGETQILGGLISDQDRTTADKVPGLGQLPVLGRLFSNHNGDHVKTEIVLQITPHIVRPQIAADADTQEVWSGTDVNVHSEQLRLDPVVAELEPAVPRPVVRTPGSVGGGTTGGAASTPHSSTQGRPTTQPPASAFGQLPPAPRTAPPQQPYGGRYSTLPAPPVPPANGATPPADQGAPEAQSSGENGNGNAPQIPSAAPGAQMAPPPAPAPALSAPAAPPSNLVMPPGDMPSDNPLRPVQNGGY
- a CDS encoding type II secretion system protein → MPRLVRPDRVRIARHARPRGFTLVELVITLALVGILALAVVPFSQLIVQREKEQQLSAALREIRTALDAYKEASDAGLIEREAEASGYPPTLAVLVDGVKNVKDPKGGLLMFLRRVPRDPFFAGDVGTPPEDTWSLRAFGDPPVHADGSDASERGNAGKDVFDVTSKSERVGINGIPYRQW
- a CDS encoding type II secretion system protein — protein: MKRIDMRRRDAGFTLIELVVVMAIIGLLLTIALPSYMHSIDRGKEQVRAQNLAVMRDAIDKYYGDNAAYPDTLDELVTRHYLRAIPVDPVNGDDKWAVVASPDDTKPGVYDIVPASSPQGTASGDAGAGK